The Streptococcus viridans genome includes a window with the following:
- a CDS encoding YesL family protein produces the protein MGRMIEFIFTRVYLAMLATGIFWALTFCGGILFGFGPASATIMSLYAEHGSDHKQYAWSEAWSLYKENFRRANQVFYTFFLIEAILIYGMYLMVQLPHLSLFQIFILLVNLIFLLVAPLTFAVYLKLQVHFDLSYLNSLKLSFIGAFLDIRAVTKFLLGTFLLGVVTHFVPALFFFVLLGLWHFFVNDIFQPVYETIRSKVVS, from the coding sequence ATGGGAAGAATGATTGAATTTATTTTTACAAGGGTCTATTTAGCCATGCTGGCAACAGGAATCTTTTGGGCGCTAACCTTTTGTGGAGGCATTCTATTTGGATTTGGGCCCGCTAGTGCAACGATTATGAGTCTATATGCCGAACATGGATCTGATCACAAACAATATGCTTGGTCTGAAGCTTGGTCGCTCTATAAAGAAAATTTCCGTCGGGCCAATCAGGTTTTCTATACATTTTTTTTGATCGAAGCCATTCTTATTTATGGTATGTATCTGATGGTTCAATTGCCCCACTTGTCCCTATTTCAGATTTTTATCCTATTGGTCAATTTGATTTTCTTGTTGGTGGCTCCCCTGACTTTTGCAGTCTATCTCAAGCTTCAAGTCCATTTTGACTTGTCCTACCTCAACAGCTTGAAGCTGAGCTTTATTGGTGCTTTTCTGGATATTCGTGCAGTGACCAAGTTTCTCTTGGGGACCTTCCTCCTAGGGGTTGTCACCCATTTCGTTCCGGCTTTATTTTTCTTTGTTTTACTGGGCTTGTGGCATTTCTTTGTCAATGATATTTTTCAACCCGTCTATGAAACAATTCGCTCTAAAGTGGTTTCTTAA
- a CDS encoding sensor histidine kinase: MKKIWLATLLKFYAYIMVGIITTLGVTVSLVYWHNQKAETDRIAQLISSRLTAEVEDIYRRSSQWGKSLVENPAKLEGVYKYFSMTPSEYESWRLDNFFSNYIQVSLHRNVETLYLEHDVIDQIDLVLNDYTTVFVSSKNKKGGQQVPADQYIASSQAIPVSLTDVTTGEDIGLAYIKVNPALLDSVVDNIQDTIPVAVQIYNPLGKIFYQRGDINPEDHSQWIVRDTAYGYQIWVGIPTSYTVRTALFSFTWMISVALILFLVLYLLLQRIFRNYQKQVLDLVDTMEAISQGDSERRINVDTKEQELLLVAETTNAMLDNMDKSIRDIYQLQLSQKDANMKALQAQINPHFMYNTMEFIRMYAVMQDQEELADIIYEFSSLLRNNISEEKETTIENELEFCRKYSYLCMVRYPKSIAYGFKIEPGLEEMVIPKFTLQPLVENYFVHGIDHKRKDNVISIKVRRVGEAVEIRVQDNGRGMESSQLQRIQQILSHRDPREEVEESKGRQSIGIVNVHERFLLYFGDRYHIQITSEKGKGVLYTITIEDT, encoded by the coding sequence ATGAAAAAAATATGGTTAGCAACACTTTTGAAATTCTATGCCTATATCATGGTGGGGATCATCACGACTTTAGGTGTGACGGTATCTTTGGTCTATTGGCATAATCAGAAAGCAGAGACAGATCGAATCGCTCAGTTGATTTCCTCGCGCTTGACTGCTGAGGTAGAGGATATTTATAGGAGATCTTCTCAATGGGGGAAGAGTCTTGTAGAGAATCCTGCCAAGCTCGAAGGAGTCTACAAGTATTTTTCAATGACGCCTTCTGAATACGAAAGCTGGCGATTGGATAATTTTTTCTCCAATTATATTCAAGTTTCGCTGCACCGTAATGTTGAAACTCTGTATTTGGAACACGATGTTATTGATCAAATTGATTTGGTGTTAAATGACTATACGACTGTGTTTGTCTCCAGTAAAAATAAAAAAGGAGGGCAACAAGTTCCAGCGGATCAATACATAGCTAGTTCACAAGCAATCCCAGTCTCCTTGACGGATGTGACGACTGGCGAAGATATTGGACTAGCCTACATTAAAGTCAATCCAGCGCTTTTGGATTCTGTTGTCGACAATATTCAAGACACCATTCCAGTTGCCGTCCAGATTTATAATCCCTTGGGAAAGATTTTTTACCAGAGGGGAGACATCAATCCAGAAGATCATAGTCAGTGGATTGTGCGAGATACTGCTTACGGCTATCAAATCTGGGTTGGGATTCCGACCTCTTACACGGTTCGAACAGCCTTGTTTAGTTTTACCTGGATGATTTCGGTCGCCTTAATCCTGTTCTTGGTCTTGTATCTCTTGCTGCAACGAATTTTCCGTAATTACCAAAAACAAGTTTTGGATTTGGTAGATACCATGGAAGCTATCAGCCAGGGGGATTCTGAGCGACGGATCAATGTGGATACCAAAGAGCAGGAGCTCCTTTTAGTTGCAGAAACGACCAATGCCATGTTAGACAATATGGACAAGTCTATCCGGGATATCTATCAGCTACAACTGAGTCAAAAAGATGCCAATATGAAAGCCTTGCAAGCGCAGATTAATCCGCATTTCATGTATAATACCATGGAGTTTATTCGCATGTATGCAGTCATGCAGGATCAAGAAGAATTAGCCGATATTATTTACGAATTTAGTAGTCTTCTTCGAAACAATATTTCAGAGGAGAAGGAGACGACCATCGAAAATGAGTTGGAATTTTGTAGAAAATACAGCTATCTCTGTATGGTACGTTATCCAAAATCGATTGCTTATGGCTTTAAAATTGAACCCGGTCTAGAAGAGATGGTCATTCCGAAGTTTACTCTTCAGCCATTAGTGGAAAATTACTTCGTCCATGGGATTGATCACAAGCGCAAGGACAATGTCATTAGTATCAAAGTCCGTCGTGTTGGAGAAGCGGTGGAAATTCGTGTTCAAGACAATGGGAGAGGAATGGAATCGAGCCAATTGCAACGGATCCAACAAATATTGAGTCATAGGGATCCTCGAGAGGAAGTAGAAGAGAGTAAGGGACGGCAATCCATTGGGATTGTCAATGTCCACGAGCGTTTCCTTCTCTACTTTGGGGATCGTTACCACATTCAAATTACATCAGAAAAAGGAAAAGGTGTTCTCTATACGATTACCATCGAGGACACTTAA
- a CDS encoding response regulator transcription factor: protein MYKVLLVDDEYMITEGLKKLIPFEKWDMEVVYTAEDADQALAYVADYPVDIVITDVNMPGKTGLEMIDQMQSMLPHAAYIIMSGYQDFAYVKKALNLRVADYLLKPVNKVELGNILEKLSQTLKKPDQATANRLLHEDWSEEEFEQAIRGRKQLWIGVDKERKGFASSSYQVLGKNLQLYLSDEDEGAFLQRRFQAPYKEHFQQFKELVERSLFYGDLPLEEEDGVFNYYEPIYRVIIQGNIQQILEELNWLEETVKSHTPKVAIAKQLFIQFIMDVFHLFEHLHGDDLTEIVKAVHDTPTFEDLVTCVRNQLESFFSQYRMNNNVATVLEVIGRDYRKELSLKDISKDLYINPVYLGQLIKRETNSTFAELLNKQRIKAAQQLLLSTTESIEDICYEVGYSNVGYFYKVFRKLCGKSPKAYRQQIGVEESD from the coding sequence GTGTATAAAGTCTTATTGGTTGACGATGAATATATGATTACTGAGGGGTTGAAAAAACTGATTCCCTTTGAAAAATGGGACATGGAGGTTGTTTACACAGCAGAGGATGCAGATCAAGCCTTGGCCTATGTTGCGGATTATCCAGTGGATATCGTGATTACAGATGTCAATATGCCAGGAAAAACAGGTCTGGAAATGATTGATCAAATGCAGTCCATGCTTCCCCATGCAGCTTATATCATTATGTCAGGTTACCAAGATTTTGCTTATGTAAAAAAAGCCTTAAACCTCCGGGTAGCAGACTATCTGTTAAAGCCTGTCAATAAGGTGGAGCTGGGGAATATCCTAGAAAAATTATCCCAAACTCTGAAAAAACCAGATCAAGCGACGGCCAATCGGCTCCTTCATGAAGATTGGTCAGAAGAAGAGTTCGAACAAGCCATCCGAGGAAGAAAACAACTCTGGATTGGAGTGGATAAGGAAAGGAAAGGCTTTGCCAGTTCGTCTTATCAGGTCTTAGGGAAAAATCTTCAACTCTATCTTTCCGATGAGGATGAAGGAGCTTTCCTACAGCGCCGTTTCCAAGCACCTTATAAGGAACATTTTCAACAATTTAAAGAGCTTGTTGAACGAAGTCTGTTTTATGGGGATCTCCCATTGGAGGAAGAAGATGGTGTCTTTAATTACTATGAACCCATCTACCGTGTCATCATTCAGGGGAATATCCAGCAAATTTTGGAGGAGTTAAACTGGTTAGAAGAAACTGTGAAAAGCCATACTCCAAAAGTGGCGATAGCCAAGCAACTCTTTATTCAGTTCATTATGGATGTCTTTCATTTATTTGAACACCTGCACGGTGATGACCTGACAGAAATTGTGAAAGCCGTTCATGATACACCGACTTTCGAGGATCTTGTTACCTGCGTTCGGAACCAATTGGAGAGTTTCTTCTCTCAATATCGGATGAACAATAATGTGGCGACCGTCCTAGAAGTAATTGGACGCGACTATCGGAAGGAACTGTCGCTCAAGGATATCAGCAAAGATCTCTATATCAATCCCGTTTATTTAGGGCAATTGATCAAACGTGAGACCAATTCCACCTTTGCAGAACTCTTGAATAAACAACGGATCAAAGCTGCCCAACAGTTGCTTTTATCCACAACGGAAAGTATTGAAGATATTTGCTATGAGGTCGGCTACAGCAATGTCGGTTACTTTTACAAGGTATTCCGCAAGTTGTGTGGCAAGTCTCCTAAAGCCTACCGTCAACAAATCGGCGTAGAGGAAAGTGATTAA
- a CDS encoding methyltransferase domain-containing protein has protein sequence MTIKPKLQRFQTATAFACPICQEALDLVQQSLACPNRHSFDLAKFGYVNLAPQVKASKDYDKENFQNRQLVLENGFYDHILNALSECLSPLAHPVNILDIGCGEGYYSRSLQERHPDHSFYAFDLSKESIQLAAKSDQEWKVKWFVGDLAHLPLLDQSMDLLLDIFSPANYQEFKRVLAPDGRLIKVIPTATHLQEIRQKVKDHLDQVDYSNEQIIQHFSDHFTIENTIHCQERFELTPALREALLSMTPLLFHVDPAQIDWTDLTQVTISATILIGRSN, from the coding sequence ATGACGATCAAACCAAAATTACAACGATTTCAGACTGCAACGGCTTTTGCCTGTCCCATCTGTCAAGAAGCCCTTGACCTGGTCCAACAAAGCTTGGCTTGTCCCAACCGCCACTCCTTTGACCTTGCTAAGTTTGGCTATGTGAACTTGGCGCCACAAGTGAAGGCCTCCAAGGACTATGACAAAGAAAATTTCCAAAACCGGCAACTCGTTCTAGAGAATGGTTTCTACGACCATATCCTTAATGCCCTGTCAGAATGCTTGTCTCCACTGGCCCATCCAGTCAACATTTTAGATATTGGTTGCGGGGAAGGCTACTATTCGCGCAGCTTACAAGAGCGGCATCCAGACCATTCCTTTTACGCCTTTGATTTGTCGAAGGAATCGATCCAACTGGCTGCCAAAAGCGACCAGGAATGGAAGGTCAAGTGGTTTGTCGGAGACCTGGCTCATCTCCCTCTTTTAGACCAGAGCATGGACCTCCTCCTAGACATCTTTTCGCCAGCAAATTATCAGGAATTTAAACGGGTCCTGGCCCCAGATGGTCGCCTCATCAAGGTCATCCCAACTGCCACCCATCTGCAAGAGATTCGTCAAAAGGTGAAGGACCACCTAGACCAGGTAGATTACTCCAATGAGCAGATTATTCAACATTTTTCTGATCATTTTACGATTGAAAATACCATCCATTGCCAGGAAAGGTTCGAACTGACTCCAGCATTGCGGGAGGCTCTTCTGAGCATGACGCCTCTCCTCTTTCATGTCGATCCAGCTCAAATTGACTGGACCGATCTGACTCAAGTCACGATTTCTGCTACGATTTTGATCGGAAGAAGCAACTAA
- the tyrS gene encoding tyrosine--tRNA ligase yields the protein MHIFDELKERGLIFQTTDEDALRKALEEGQVSYYTGYDPTADSLHLGHLVAILTSRRLQLAGHKPYALVGGATGLIGDPSFKDAERSLQTKETVDGWVTSIQGQLSRFLDFENGENKAVMVNNYDWFGSISFIDFLRDIGKYFTVNYMMSKESVKKRIETGISYTEFAYQIMQGYDFFVLNQEHNVTLQIGGSDQWGNMTAGTELMRRKADKTGHVITVPLITDATGKKFGKSEGNAVWLNADKTSPYEMYQFWMNVMDADAVRFLKIFTFLSLDEIEEIRKQFEAAPHERLAQKILAREVVTLVHGEEAYKEALNITEQLFAGNIKNLSVKELKQGLRGVPNYQVQADENLNIVELLVTSGVVNSKRQAREDVQNGAIYINGDRIQDLDYVLSDSDKLENELTVIRRGKKKYFVLTY from the coding sequence ATGCACATTTTTGATGAGCTAAAAGAACGTGGTTTGATTTTCCAAACGACTGACGAAGATGCTTTGCGTAAAGCCCTAGAAGAAGGACAAGTATCGTATTATACTGGCTACGATCCAACTGCTGATAGTTTGCACCTTGGGCACCTTGTTGCAATCCTGACCAGTCGTCGCTTACAATTGGCAGGCCACAAACCTTATGCGCTTGTCGGTGGTGCGACCGGACTCATTGGAGACCCTTCTTTCAAAGATGCCGAGCGCAGTTTACAAACTAAGGAGACTGTAGATGGTTGGGTCACTTCTATCCAAGGGCAATTGTCTCGTTTCTTAGATTTTGAAAATGGGGAAAACAAGGCTGTCATGGTCAATAACTACGACTGGTTTGGCAGCATCAGCTTCATTGACTTCCTTCGTGACATCGGAAAATACTTTACTGTCAACTACATGATGAGCAAGGAATCTGTGAAGAAACGGATTGAAACAGGGATTTCTTACACTGAATTTGCCTACCAAATCATGCAAGGCTACGACTTCTTTGTCCTTAACCAAGAGCACAATGTCACTCTGCAAATCGGTGGTTCTGACCAGTGGGGAAATATGACAGCTGGTACAGAGTTGATGCGCCGTAAGGCAGACAAAACTGGTCACGTGATCACTGTCCCCCTCATCACAGACGCAACCGGTAAGAAATTTGGTAAATCAGAAGGAAATGCGGTCTGGCTCAATGCAGACAAAACTTCTCCATATGAAATGTACCAGTTCTGGATGAATGTCATGGACGCTGACGCTGTTCGCTTCTTGAAAATCTTTACCTTCTTGTCACTGGATGAGATTGAGGAGATTCGTAAACAGTTTGAGGCTGCTCCACACGAACGCTTGGCTCAAAAGATCTTGGCGCGTGAAGTGGTCACCCTCGTTCACGGTGAAGAAGCTTACAAGGAAGCCCTCAACATTACGGAGCAACTCTTTGCAGGAAATATCAAAAACCTTTCTGTCAAAGAACTCAAACAAGGACTTCGTGGTGTACCAAACTACCAGGTCCAAGCAGACGAGAACCTCAACATCGTAGAATTGCTTGTAACTTCTGGCGTAGTCAATTCCAAACGTCAAGCTCGTGAAGATGTCCAAAATGGTGCCATCTACATCAATGGCGACCGCATCCAAGACCTTGACTATGTCTTGAGCGATAGCGATAAATTGGAAAACGAATTGACCGTTATCCGTCGCGGTAAGAAAAAATACTTTGTTTTGACTTATTAA
- the pbp1b gene encoding penicillin-binding protein PBP1B: MTVEVNEKEDKEGWSLGDFVATVLRTMKLLWDVLLVFALGGLLFGAGIAIGYAASLFNATETPDPTQLVQQVQNISSVSKISYSDGSIISDIDSDLIRIPVQKDAISDNVKKAVIATEDENFNSHNGVVPKAVIRATLGSVAGVGSSSGGSTLTQQLIKQQVVGDAPTFSRKAAEIIDALALERVMDKDEILTTYLNVSPFGRNNRGQNIAGVEAAAQGIFGVSAKDLTIPQAAFIAGLPQSPIVYSPYASDGSLKTPENQALGLDRAKDVLYNMYRTGAITKEEYDQYSQYDLSKDFLPSNGIEKTPHDYLYFQAVSEAEEAMYDYLIKRDNVSSHDLKNNSTVKSYQELAKKELREGGYTVQTTINKAIYNAMQEAVANYGGILDDGTGTVEVGNVLMDNRTGAILGFVGGRNFDGNQNNHAFDTERSPGSTIKPLLAYGIAIDQGLMGSNSIVSNYPTNFSSGEPIMHVDNRGTGMMDLREALNTSWNIPAYWTYRTLREKGVDVPGYMEKMGYDIAEYGIESLPMGGGIEVSVAQHTNGYQTIANNGNYQKRYMIEKIMDRNGEVVYQHESKPTRVYSAATATIMQDLLRGVISSGATTTFKSRISQVNPTLANADWIGKTGTTNENGDMWLMLSTPNLTLGGWIGHDNNASMAPLTGYNNNASYMAYLANAIYQADPAAWGVQDRFTLDSSVISSTVLKSTGQRPDRVNVNGRDIDVSGATVTSYWAKNGAPQTTYRFAIGGSDSDYASAWAGILGGSANPSNGNRNSNRTNNSSTPSSSNTTTSSSSSGQNR; encoded by the coding sequence ATGACTGTTGAAGTCAATGAGAAAGAAGACAAGGAGGGCTGGTCACTAGGAGATTTCGTAGCGACAGTTCTCCGAACCATGAAGCTCCTTTGGGATGTGTTATTGGTGTTTGCTTTAGGTGGCCTCTTGTTTGGAGCAGGGATTGCGATTGGGTATGCGGCCAGTCTATTTAATGCGACAGAAACACCGGATCCAACCCAATTGGTTCAACAAGTACAAAATATTTCGAGCGTTTCAAAGATTTCCTACTCAGATGGGAGCATTATTTCTGATATTGACAGTGACTTGATTCGGATCCCTGTGCAAAAGGATGCAATTTCGGACAATGTCAAAAAGGCTGTTATTGCCACAGAGGATGAAAATTTCAATAGCCACAATGGGGTTGTTCCGAAAGCCGTAATCCGGGCCACCTTGGGTTCAGTTGCTGGAGTCGGTTCCTCTAGTGGGGGTTCGACTTTGACCCAACAGTTGATTAAACAACAAGTTGTGGGAGATGCACCGACTTTCTCACGGAAGGCTGCTGAGATTATCGATGCCCTTGCTCTTGAGCGGGTAATGGATAAGGACGAAATTTTAACGACCTACCTCAATGTGTCTCCATTTGGACGAAACAACCGTGGACAAAATATTGCTGGAGTGGAAGCGGCAGCTCAAGGGATTTTTGGAGTTTCTGCCAAAGACTTAACCATTCCACAAGCGGCCTTTATTGCTGGTCTGCCACAGAGCCCAATTGTCTACTCGCCTTATGCCTCTGATGGAAGTCTCAAAACTCCAGAAAATCAAGCTTTAGGCTTGGATCGCGCCAAGGATGTCTTGTACAACATGTATCGAACAGGGGCTATCACTAAGGAAGAGTACGACCAATATAGTCAATATGATTTAAGTAAGGATTTCCTTCCGTCAAATGGCATCGAGAAGACGCCACACGACTACTTGTATTTCCAAGCCGTAAGTGAAGCGGAAGAGGCCATGTATGACTATTTAATCAAGAGGGACAATGTTTCGAGTCATGACCTAAAAAACAATTCGACAGTTAAATCTTATCAAGAGTTGGCGAAGAAAGAATTGAGAGAGGGTGGCTATACGGTCCAAACCACTATCAACAAAGCTATCTACAATGCCATGCAAGAAGCAGTTGCCAATTATGGAGGCATCTTGGACGATGGAACGGGTACGGTAGAAGTCGGGAATGTCCTTATGGACAACCGAACAGGAGCGATTCTTGGCTTTGTTGGGGGACGGAATTTTGACGGGAATCAGAATAACCACGCTTTTGACACAGAGCGTTCTCCAGGTTCTACTATTAAACCCTTGCTAGCTTATGGAATCGCCATTGACCAAGGCTTGATGGGAAGCAATAGCATCGTCTCCAATTACCCAACTAACTTCTCTAGTGGAGAGCCAATTATGCACGTGGATAACCGGGGGACTGGGATGATGGACCTTCGAGAGGCCCTCAATACCTCATGGAATATCCCAGCTTATTGGACCTATCGTACTCTCCGTGAAAAGGGTGTCGATGTCCCAGGCTATATGGAAAAAATGGGCTACGATATCGCTGAGTACGGCATTGAAAGTCTGCCAATGGGAGGCGGGATCGAAGTAAGTGTCGCCCAACATACAAACGGTTATCAAACCATTGCAAATAATGGAAATTACCAAAAACGCTACATGATTGAAAAAATCATGGATCGCAATGGGGAAGTGGTCTACCAACATGAGAGCAAACCAACCCGCGTCTACTCAGCAGCAACTGCGACTATCATGCAAGACCTGTTAAGAGGTGTCATCAGCTCTGGTGCGACAACGACCTTTAAGAGCCGAATCAGTCAGGTCAATCCAACTCTTGCAAATGCCGATTGGATTGGGAAAACCGGAACTACCAATGAGAATGGAGATATGTGGCTCATGCTGTCTACTCCAAATCTTACCTTAGGTGGCTGGATTGGACATGACAACAATGCTTCCATGGCTCCGTTGACAGGCTACAATAATAACGCAAGTTACATGGCCTATTTAGCCAATGCCATCTACCAGGCGGATCCAGCTGCTTGGGGGGTGCAAGATCGCTTTACCCTAGATAGCAGTGTTATTTCATCGACTGTTCTGAAATCTACAGGACAACGACCTGATCGTGTCAATGTCAATGGTCGTGATATCGATGTGTCGGGTGCGACGGTTACCAGCTATTGGGCTAAAAATGGCGCTCCACAAACGACCTACCGCTTCGCAATTGGTGGATCGGATAGTGATTATGCTAGTGCCTGGGCTGGAATTCTAGGCGGTTCAGCAAATCCTTCCAATGGAAATCGCAATAGCAACCGGACAAACAATTCTAGTACGCCAAGCAGTTCGAACACGACAACTAGTTCATCATCTAGTGGACAAAACAGATAA